The Buteo buteo chromosome 6, bButBut1.hap1.1, whole genome shotgun sequence genomic interval TCTAGAAATCCCCATGCTTAAGCAGGACGCTGATGAAATGGAGAGCTGAGCTACCGGGgtgcttttgaaagaaagtgGAGGCAGTATGGAGGAATGAGGGGAGATTAAGGCAGATGTAGCACAGGACTGGAAgcgtttgcctttttttggtaATAGCTGCTTGTCCACAGATATGATGCAGATGGCTGTCTGAGGTTTGCTAATACCTGATATCCTGGATAACACAGTAGTCAACACAAATTGTTCTAGGCTACAGCACCTTCTCACGAAGCAGATGCATATCTGACATCAAGAACAGAAGTAgcctggagggaagggggaggggggagaaaaaggagacgtttagtttaaaaatgaatacaCATAGGCTTTCTTGCATCTCCAAACTTCACCCCAGATCCATGGTACTGAAAGCAACAAAACGGACAACCCTGGCACATGAGAAGAATTACAGCAGCTTCCCCTATTCTGAGCCACACTACGATTTGTTTGGAGTGTAAACATACAAGAATTAAGACTGGAGTTGAGGCTGCTTTATAATCAACAGTCTCACCtctcctcttaaaaaaaacaaacaacaaaacaaaacaaaaaaaacaacacaaaagacACCAACTGTGGTCACTTGCTATGAAAACACACTGAAGGGGAAAGCCCAGAGCAGACAGAGGGCTGACAAAGCTTTTACTAGGCTGGCAGCCAGACAGACAAGGCATGCCAGGGGAGAAAGCACCCAAGGGACTTCAGTGTTAGGTCAACAAAGTCTTCTCCTGGCTACTGCTGACTGACTGAGTCCACCCGACTTGACCAGCCGCTTGTGCAAGTGCTCTCAAGAGCAGGCACCAGCCACACGGTACTGCGCAGCTCAGGAGGGACCAGGAACCCCCCTCCTAGCCCATGTAGATCACTTATGCGATAATCCCAATGACATTTCACTTTGCCCCCAGAACTGCTCAGACAGGCACCCAGTCCGCACTGTGCTTATGCTACCTGCAAAGGCAGGAGCACCACATTTACAGCCAGCCTGAGAGGCAATGTCTGATGTGCTCAGAGAACATGGTGGCCATTAGACGTCCAGTGTGCAACACCCCTGTGTTCCTTCCTTGagcatttttataaaaagctGCAGGCTTGGTAGTTAAAATCCCCTCCATGCTGCCagcaccttcctcctcccagctgtgACACATCAGTTCCTACCATCCAGAGTAGGCTTCATCGAGAACTACAAGCCACATGGTGCTAGGGTAAGGCATACATGGTATGTCACAGCTGGCAGCTCACTGCCAccctgcctggctcctgcctgTGTCAGACTGGTGCAGGCAGGCTCTGCTCTCATCCCTTACTGTACTGCAGGGCACACTGAACTGCCCGACTCTCACAATAGCTGCCTTTTCTCTCGCCTTTGCAACTATTCCCACCAGCCTATTGTTTTGGTCCCCTTTTCACAACTCAGCACTTGCTCGGCTCCAGCCTGGGCACTTTATATCACTGTTTTGGGGATTACAACTGCTGCTCCACCAGTCGTTTCACCAGACATTGCTGTCATGCCTCCagtctccctcttcctcctctgctaaCTTGTCTGGGATCCTCATTGCTCCAGTATCCACACACTTGGCCACATCTGCACACTCCGGTTCCTGATGCaacaattttcttcctatctCAAGTGAGACTCCCCTTTTTTGACTGTAACTTTCAGGAGCAAGGAAGAATCTCAGAGggctcagagaagaaaaactctGCACTGCCAACAGATACAACTCTACTGGTCACAGGAAAAGGCAGTGACACAAGCCACCTGTCTTCCAAATGGGTGGCTACATACTAGTACCATTGCTTCTTTGCTCCACCTCTCAATTCTGGAAGAATGGGGCAACTTCACTCACACCCTTCTGAGAAGGCAAGTTTtttgagtttggttttgttcatctGTCATGCCTTTGGACCTAGTCCCCAGATATAAGCATCTTTGAATAACACATTGTTAGGATTTGTGCAGCAATGAAGTTCTGCTCTCTGAATGTCTGAATGGCAATGTACAAGTGAGCCAACCATAATCAGGGCAACAAGAATATACAGTACACTGAAAAGTCTTTAGTCCATGTGAGACCAAAATTCACCTTACACTGTTGACTGTGCTTGCATTTAGAAGACATAGCTTTTGTGCCAAGCTGTCTTACAAAATTAGGCCAAAGGGAGTCCTAGATCAGACATTTTTAACATGCAAACCTCTAGTTGGGTCTTCTTTTGCAAGACTGTgttaatattacatttttaaatatgaaaggtTGTTACAAACACTCTACAGTCTCTTAGTTAACTTTAAACACAGATTGTCATTGGAGAAGTGTTAACTCCGTGAAGCTCCATCAAGGAGAGGCTGTTTCTAGAATTTCTGTCTTCACAGAAACTGCTGTAAAATCAAGGAAACTTTGCCTCTAGGTAACTCCAGAGTGAACAGTTTCACACACTCTCCTTGTTTAtagcttgctttccttccccagagTGAAACCACTCCATTGtcaaaaatgaaagagcaagCTTTGCCTCAGAAGACTGTACGGTCCCACAAAGCCAAACCTAGAACAGCTTGGAGAACTGAGTGCAGGGAAAACATCCAAGTGAGAAAAAGATGTATGGGGTTTCAGCAGCAAGAGGCATTAAAATGTCCATGTGTTGATGAGATATAGATCCTGTCAGAGGGCTGCAAATTAACTGTTCTCTTTCCACTTTCATATATGTCTGGAATTCCCAATTCCAAAAATCAGTACTGGAACCTGTATATCCAGAGGAAGTGAAATATGCTCAGATTGAAGATTGtcaaaaatggctttttcaaagagtacatatatatatatatatatatatatacacacacatatacacacacacacacatctatcTGAACTGAGCTCAGATTGGGAATTTTATGTGACTTTTAAATTGGATTTACCTCATCTTCCTCTTCGGACATTTTAGTGGAATTATCAGGGGATTTTACAGGCTTCTGGCTATTGGTTCCATTTGTCTCCTCTTTGCCGTGCTCTGCCTCCCACTCCTGTAGAACTTCATCTATGTTGAAGCGACGCCGATAATTTACAAAAAAGTTTTTCACTTGCACCACAGATTTGTTTCCAATCACATCAGAGATTGCCTGAAAGTCTCGGCCGTATTTCCTGATTgctaaaagcaacaaaaagaaaaacaaaaacaatgtgTTATTTCCACAAAGACCACAAATCAGGCTCAAGTCACAGCAtaaggatccaaagctgaacTTCTGTCAAAGTTGCAAGCTTTTCTCAGattaatccagaaaaaaaaaaagtctacattGGGCAAGATACACAGTTAAGACTAGCCCGggagaagagaataaaatagaGATGTAGTAAAGATGGGCAGAGCCAAATCTAGAAAACCTGTGTAAATCTGCCTGTACTACTTGAGAAGTTATGCAGACAAAGAGCATAGCAGTGACTCCAGTAGAGTTTCACTTTCTGAAAGCTTGCACGAGCAGAGAATATTTGCAAACATTCATATGGTGCAATTTATACTGCctagggaggggaagggaggataTTGTTTCCCTGTTCAATTCCATTCTTTGGGCATTAGTAGACAGCGATGTCAAAATCCTTCATCAGCCACTGAAGGGAAACACAGCTTTGAAATGCAGCAGAGTTTTGATTATCACCAACTGAAGTACAAATAGACTTGTAGTGCCATACCTTGCACAGCAAGAAGCTGCTCATCCGTGGTCCAACGTGCATTAAATTTCTGAACGACCTAGACATCAGAAAAAATCAGGTAACTTCATTTACATAAGCAACAACTTTCACTTGTATCTGAGCTCATAAAAACCTCACAAAAACACAACAAGGAATTAACTGCTATTCAAACTGCATCATTGCTTTTAGTAGCAACAATGTTTTCAACAAAGAACCGCGTATGGCATCCATTCAGTTAACTGTGACATACACTGCGCCTGTAAGTCATGGTAATACAAAAAGATAGGGAATGGTCTGAGCAGATAACCAAGAGCCACGCTCTTCCAAAGCACCTACTTGTTTTTATCACAGACACCCTCTGTAATCTTGGTCAAATTACTTCCAGCGTGAGGTACCAGAGttggaaggaaaacagcaaaagcacCAAGTGCCAAGAGAAAGATGGGCCATTAACATCCTCTCCTACATTTCTCAGTATTTAGAGCAAAGCAACTATCTCTCACAAGGGCATACGGATACAACACTGACAAAACGTGGTATACCTGGGATAACTGTGCTGCTGTTAGAAATCACTTTCACATGTTAAACATTGCTCTTACTTTCTTCTCATCtcccatttctttccattaCACAACAACAGTGAATATGGTAAAGGTCTTGATTCACACTGACAACTAATAGGGCATTGGTCCTAGTTTACTGGCAACGCAAATAGCCCTGGTACATAAACACAAATTAACATTTATCTCCACAATAAACACAGGTCAGAAAATGATCCTACCTCTGGAAGTCTGTATTGTTCTATACCACCTTCAAGTTTTTCTTTGAGTGCGCTGTTTGTCTGTTTGATATTCTGaatctgaaaagaaagtttCATCCCTTTAACAAggattaaaaaaccaaaccaaaacaaacaaaaaaccccaccaaacaaacaaaaaacaaaaccactttggACAAGCCTTcttccagcagccccagcaggaaCCCCACAAGCTCAGCATTCCAGTTTTTCCTCACAACCTcccttttccaaaaagaaagtTTGTTATATTGGAATAAAGTAATGCAGGAGCAGCTGGCACATCAGGAGATCCCATTTAATTTATTCTATCCTGCCTGCAAGTTATTTGGAGCAAGAACTGCCCCAACTTCCAGGTCTGTATAAAGCCCAGCATAAGAAGAAATGCCCTGTTCACAACAAGTAATGAATCAAAGACTGCTAGAGAGCTCCACTTCTCCAAGAATACCAAGAAAAAGGCTTCAGACCAAAATACCAATTCTATTAAGTTTAATAAAGACCTTGAGTCAGatctctgctttaaaaacagtgaaaatgtttAGAACTAGGAAACAGACTCATGTAGCAAACCTGTCTTTACTAACAGATACTTGAAAAACACTTGTTTAAGCGGCAGATCCCTCAGGGAAGCAAAAGGTACATAGGAAAGTTTGTATGAGGTATTCTCTCTAAGAGTGAATAAAACAAATGTATCTGCCTGTTCCAAAAGTACCAtatgaaaaggcaaaggaaactGACTGCTGCAGATGGAGATCAGATACTGCTGAAACCAATGTCATCTGAGGGAAGTTCAGAGTTAAAACATAAGGAACTCCAAAGTGCAAGAAACACTAAAGTGCCAACAAATGTTCCTTCAAGTCAGTGCTATGGACTTTTCCTTGCTTCACTTTAGGTATAAAGTAGTCTTGCCCGTAGAACTAAAACATAAGAGACATAAAACACAGGGCTGCATTAGTTTATAGCACAAGGCTAGCAGCTTGTCAATTAAGCCACATAACGATGTGCATCATCACTGCCAAGCTACAAATTCCTGTGAACTTTGCAGACTGTGACAGGCACTACCACCAAAAATACTAGTTATTCTTGAACTATCCCACCCATACCTGTCGTTTGATTGAGACTAATTCCATGTCCAGTTGTCTGAGTACAGTGGTAGCAGCTGTCGCGTTGGCAGAAACAGCCTCCACATCTTCTTGGGAAAGGAACATTCCTTTGGGAGGTTTCCTCTTCGCTCTGTTCTTGGCCTGCGTACTGTGCTTCTCCTTCTTCACCTGAGGAACGGTTTCAGCAGGCGGCATCTGGCAAACAGCAGTCATTTTTACAAAACTAGATGATTTTTAACAGacccttccaactcaaaccattctgtgCTTCTATGACTTTTAGCCATTGTCAAAGGTTAGAGAATGAAAAAGCTGGCCTGAAGAcaggaagacattttttgctttaagcGGCACATCATACAAACAGTCTTACACAAATCTTTCTTCTAGGCAGCTTTCAATGTTTATAGAGATACTGGTTGTCTTCTCTGCCCATTCTCATTTTGGGAGACAGATGTCCAATCTTCCAGCAGTTAAAAATTCTGGTTATTTTCAAACACTCTGAAACCTCTGTCCTTGCTTTTATCTCCAGGTCTGAACACACCAGTTTAACTGAACACCAGAAGGAAACAAAGTGGAGTTTGGAGACAGGGAAAGAACGCAACTAGAAGAGTTTACAGACACTTGTTTTTCTACATACGAGACAGGAGAAGGAATAAACCAAATTTATTTAAAGGCTAAGGATAAAGGAGCAAGGTGACTACAAAGTCATTCTTAATCATTACGTGGTTTCTTGGAAGCCAAGTTTTTTTGCATAGCACTGATATATCAACTGTTCCATTAAACTGATGCAGTAAAATTTAAGTCTCTTTTGGAAAAGGGAGTATTTCACACACCACTAGTTACTTTTACACCTTCTGCCTAAAGCAAAGAATTAGGCAAACACCTCTAACAGGTAGATTAGCTAGGACACTATACTACAGATACTTCAAGCGCACATCTGATTCTCCAATACCGAAACCATTTCTTCCAGAAGTTATTTTCAACAAGCAACTCATACCCAAGATTTATTACCCAGTGGCTGGAGCCTAGCCAAGAACACAGAACAGAAGGGtggcaaggagagaaaaagcagagagaggaagCCACACATCTGAAATCCTCAACTTGATCACTGCCAGCTTTAAACACATTGGCTTCACTTAGCTCTATTGTTTCCCTCCTAATTTGCAGCTACATGTAGTTTCTACACAGTTTGCAGCATTTGCTCATTAATAAGCATTAAAACGCTCACATTCAAACCCACACAAGGCTGAGCACAAAGCCCCATGTAAGCATGAGGCTCTGCCTCCCGAAGACTGGAAGACCCCAGCACAGCTTGCCAGCAGATAAAAGCTTGCACCCTCTTCACGGGCTCAATGGCCAGAGCCACATAGGAGCAATAATATGGACAATTGCCTGTTTTCAATGACTCCATGAGAGGCGATGCCCAAGGCAAGCCCAGGAGCAAGAGATAACTATTGCTGTTGCAGGATGGATACCctatttctttttgcagaaggGAGCGGTGAGCAGGAGAAACCAGCCTGGTTTAGCTATGAATAAGTGAGGTAAGCTCTGCACTCCGCTTCAGAAACAAGCGTTTTGATAACTGAGCCGGGTAAATTATTCAACATGGATATTTCAGATTTATTCATATTTCATCTACATAGAAAATTTCACAGGATCATGCAGTAATGCCTCACAACAGGTTCAGGCTGTAGGTTGACCAACATACAATGCCTGCAGTGCAAATATCCCAGAAACCTCAAcattaaggaaaaatgaaagtagTTTCAAATGATTGTTTTATACAGTTCAAAGAATGTGAAGCTCTTGTGTTGCGGACAAGAAGCCAGAGCTCCAGCAAAACAGTTTTTGACAGCTCCAAATGCCTCTAGGCCCTGGTGATATTGTGCTGGCTCTGAAAATTTGAACATCTACCCTATCTTGGAAACTCTTGCTTTCCTGGCCACACACATCTCTGTAGAATTAAATCAATTCATGAAAACCAGAGAGAATTAAGATGCAGGAATTTAGCAGAGCTCCTCTCTTTATTTAGATATTGCCACTGCTATCCAGTGCACTTCACTCTTACAAACCTCTTAATACAAACAAGGTTCCCTCCCTCAGATTTCACTGTGTAAAAGGAAAAGACCAAGCTATCTCAAGCCATGTAAAAGCAGAGGATGAAATGGGAGACATCTCAGGGAACAGGGAAGATGTGAAGAAAGCAGCTCTAGTTCATGACCTCAGTATTATGGAGTCACTATCTAAAGAAACCTGAACAGTTGCACTAACACTGAAAgtagagaagggaaaaaaagaaaaaaaccacgaaaaaaaagaagaaagattccCCCTTAAATGATCCCCAAAAGAGGAAACGTAAGAGATTTCAGATACTCTGAGAAATCCCAGTATTACTTGGCAAGTCATGCGGTAACTGACATCTCTCAGAGCTGGAAAAACCATCTCTGCAGGGTTGCAACAGGGAGGTTCTTTACGGTAAGAGTCCTGGGCTAGTGGTACATCACCACCTCTGCACATCTGACCACTTCgttaaaagaaacataatgaTCAAGAAAGAACATATCCCCCTCCTGGATACCTGCTCTCTCTCAAGGCATTTTCAGTCAGCCCCAGGCTCAGGTACtgcaaaatcaaatcaaattaaGTCTGAACAGGCTATGCAGGTTGTCAGCTTCATTCTTCCCACCAGTACAATTCCTGTCCAGAAAAGCCCCCACAAGGCTTCCCACTATTGCATACACAGCCAGACTGCACATGCTCCATGAGTTCTGGTGATCTCTTTCAGATTGGTTAGAGTGCCATGGCCTGTATTAGTGTGACAGGGACAGCAGACAGCCTCTTCCCATACAAGATTTTCTACAAAAATGTCTTGATGGTAGCTGTCAGCCATCTGCTCTGGTTTGGCCTTAAAACAGAGGCAGCCAAGTTGGCGAAGAACTAcccttccctcttctgcagCAAGTTCAGAGCATGCCAGCATTGTTAGGGAAGGAAGCAATAATGAAGGGGACTGAAGGGAGCTCTCTTACAGATGCAAGCTTTCAAAGAGCTTATGAAGAAATCTAAACTTgaagatttattaaaataatgggAAATGAGATGATAGTATGAATTATTTACGAGACACACTGGAGACCTGCAGTATGCAGCTGCAACTTAGCCAAGTGAGAACCCTTCCAGTTTGGGTGTTGCTGAGGCTTTTGAGAACTCAAGCTTCTTGTAAGGCTTCACATCCACTCTGCTCCTAGGAAGTCATCAGGGATGATGGTTCCTTCAGCAGAAGCAACAGCTAGGCTTTGCTGGGAAGTCTAGAGAGCACCTTGGCATGGGTGAAGAACAGACTAaaatgctgtgatttttcagttatttccattcaaaataatttactaGAGGAATTAATCTCACTGACAGCAACTGACAGAACAGCTGCTCTAGGACTTTGTTTTTGCCTGTGTgcaataatgtttttaaatatttctagtgGTTTTTTCCTACCtatacccttttaaaaaaataattcaaaaaaaattgaaagagagGGACTGTGGGAGAGAAATCAGGCTacaagaaatcaggaaagggaGCTACTTCAAGGTGAGAAGGCCTTAGGGTAAACATCTTCCTGTAGCACCCACTCACACATACAACCcacactgctgctgaatggcaaggctttttttatttagtaaCAGATAACCAGCAGGTTATACACATGAAAATAAAGTATACACTTTCCTGTTAAGCATCACAGACTAGGTTTTCAAAACTGTCCATTATATTTGTGTGGCTATTTTAATCCAGAACTCTATGCCCACTTAAAGTGAAGTATTTGAAGTGAGGTGCAAGTACTATGTTTTAAGTAGATAAAATATTCCACACATAACAGGTTAAGGGCCCTCTGCCAGACAAAATGAACTGGCCACACAGAAGCTTTCTCCTTTACTGTTCACCACTATAGTTGCAATCCTGGTGTCACTGAAATTCTCAGAACTATTGTTGAGGATTTCAGTACAACAGGAATTTACCTTAGAGTCCAAGGTGTAAATAAACACACTCTTGCTAATCTACCTAGAACAGACTAAAGGACATATTTCCCCTCCACCAAGCCATCTCAGTGGGGACATAAGTGCTTCTACTCCATCTCCATGCAGTTAGGTTGACTTAAACCATCACTGAAGGTGGTTCAAGCTAACACAGCCAAAGATAATCAAAAAGACTAAAACATTCACACAGTACATTCTCATGGGATGGTAAAGTCTTAAATTTTCCCAGCTACATGCATAATAACTTATTTGTCTATACTTGTCTTGATCTAAGAATAATTCTGAAGacaattcttcttttcttgtatGACAACTATACAAAggacaaataaagaaaattagatACTGTCAGCTTCTACATGAAGTAGCTAGTAAGTAAACACTTTCATTTGTACAGTAGTAAGAAAAGAATTATACCTCCTTTTTGCTCTCCTTGTTTTGTTCAACTTCAATATCAATAGGGTTATTTCCATTTGCTTCCTCCATTTCATCCTCACTGGAAGACAAAAGCAAGCAGTACTGTATTAGTTTGTGAGGCTCTCTTTCTATAAATAGCATGCTAAAAGAAATGCATGGATGCAACAGCAAGTCCAACAGCTTTCCTTAGTTTTATTCCCAGGGTGGTTTTTTACAgggttggggtgggttttttttctttgtttttgttttaagtcaAGAAATTCTTAATTGTAAAGATACTAGGGACCATCTCTTGTAAAGGAAGACTTCTCAGTAGTGTACTTAGGCAAAGTAAGTCTGCTCAGGTGAAGGCAAGATATATGAAATTAATTACAAAAGGTATCTTTTAAAGAACATGGGATACTGAGCATTTTAACTTTAGGCAGACCAAGACAGAAACAAAGACTTAGAATTACAGCAAGTAGCTAGAACACGGATTTCATACAGCTTCTTAACATTTAGCAAAATAGACATGCACAAGATAAAACTCCCTCAAGAACAagcataaaaaaatgtttggggttttttgggttttgggttgggtttttttttttcagtgacagcCTCACATTTCATTCTcccctggaaaagaaaaagaggttatCAGTTACAGAATAATAACAGGCATGAAATTGTGGCCATATTGAAAGTGACCTTGGCACACCTGGCCTGTTTGGCTTCATTGGAATTTTAATCAGACATTAAATCGAATATATTTGCACCATTTAGAGTTTTTGTACTGTACACAACTAAAGTTAATTGCACTATTTGGGATGATGCCCAGAAACGGAAGAAATAAGCTGACCTAAtcaaagcttccttttttttttttaataagaaaaataaatctattttgtCATATCAAACTTTATAGCCTGGGACGAGGAACTTCGGCTGGTGCAGGTATGTCACAGCACCAGTgcgcagcagggctgtgcagggaaACCCCAGCAGAAGCTGTGCTATGCTGCTGGGGTACTGGAGCTAGCCGGGGGGTGTTCGCACAGGAGCGGGGGACAGCAGGCACGGCAGCTGCTGGCGAGCGCGGCTGCGGCACTGGTGCTCACTCACGGCTGTCTCCCTGCTGCAGCGACGTCCTGCGCAGACAGTCTAAGGAGGAACGTACAGCCGGGTGGCTTGAGCTGGCATCCATCTCCACAACAGCAGTCACCTATACAAGCCATTGCTACTCTCCCAAGCCGCCTGGCTCACAAGCCAATTCACAAGATATTTGGTTTGTGTAATCACGATTCCAGGGAATAAACTCACAAGCACCCCCTCCCAGAGCTGCATAGACAAAGCCCCTTGCATACAGCTAAGAACGGCTACTGAAAACCTGGTCCCGAATGCACCGGGAGCTATTTTAGTGACAATCTGAGAGGTTGGGGAATTTCCCTGCCTAGCCACAGAAGAGATATAGCAGTATTCGAGTGAGATACCTCAGACTGCCTCTTCTCTTAACCTCATCTCCAAAAGTGCTTCCTTGTGTTCTCACCTAGGTTCAGATTTCAGCCTTTCTGCAAAGGCCGAACTTCCACAGCCTTCGCTGTGCTTGTAGTCTGTTCTTCTATTCCAGCAAGTTCCCTAGACATGAGCTAGATCAAAACCCACCCActcatttctgcagttttaGACACTGATCACTATTAACTGAAGATTTTTGAAGTTTTGCCAACACCCAATGGCACAGTACAACCTCAAAATCCGGGCAACCCCAAACTCACTCAGCTTTGCTTCCACGCCCTGCG includes:
- the RCOR1 gene encoding REST corepressor 1 isoform X2; this translates as MEQPPSTARVDTVWCDYFFTAKLARRSQERENLGMLVWSPNQNLSEAKLDEYIAIAKEKHGYNMEQALGMLFWHKHNIEKSLADLPNFTPFPDEWTVEDKVLFEQAFSFHGKTFHRIQQMLPDKSIASLVKFYYSWKKTRTKTSVMDRHARKQKREREESEDEMEEANGNNPIDIEVEQNKESKKEMPPAETVPQVKKEKHSTQAKNRAKRKPPKGMFLSQEDVEAVSANATAATTVLRQLDMELVSIKRQIQNIKQTNSALKEKLEGGIEQYRLPEVVQKFNARWTTDEQLLAVQAIRKYGRDFQAISDVIGNKSVVQVKNFFVNYRRRFNIDEVLQEWEAEHGKEETNGTNSQKPVKSPDNSTKMSEEEDEATSVLDVRYASAS
- the RCOR1 gene encoding REST corepressor 1 isoform X1 is translated as MPAMIEKGPEVSGKRRGRNHNAAGANNNNNGGSKSLSAAPNGNSSGNSWEEGSSGSSSDEEHAGGGMRVGPQYQAVVPDFDPAKLARRSQERENLGMLVWSPNQNLSEAKLDEYIAIAKEKHGYNMEQALGMLFWHKHNIEKSLADLPNFTPFPDEWTVEDKVLFEQAFSFHGKTFHRIQQMLPDKSIASLVKFYYSWKKTRTKTSVMDRHARKQKREREESEDEMEEANGNNPIDIEVEQNKESKKEMPPAETVPQVKKEKHSTQAKNRAKRKPPKGMFLSQEDVEAVSANATAATTVLRQLDMELVSIKRQIQNIKQTNSALKEKLEGGIEQYRLPEVVQKFNARWTTDEQLLAVQAIRKYGRDFQAISDVIGNKSVVQVKNFFVNYRRRFNIDEVLQEWEAEHGKEETNGTNSQKPVKSPDNSTKMSEEEDEATSVLDVRYASAS